Proteins encoded in a region of the Tubulanus polymorphus chromosome 10, tnTubPoly1.2, whole genome shotgun sequence genome:
- the LOC141911961 gene encoding cytoplasmic 60S subunit biogenesis factor ZNF622-like isoform X2 → MAMFTCITCRVAFLDSDVQREHYKTDWHRYNLKRKVADLPPVTAENFQQRVLAQKKQEKEDECEVKTGYCALCRKHFGSRNSYANHLTSKKHRELETKLAEKNRRLEEKNAEKGLATTDSEPAPIVANDDDKVAEKNRKNLEIQRRLNRRDDDAASAQMSSAAAKAAPSAGKNRMEELFGEGAVGEEDAEMDSDVESVDSWEADALGLEECLFCSEVSDSIDDNIQHMTKTHSFFIPDLEYLTDLEGFITYLGEKVGVGRMCLWCNGVGKTFHSTKSVQQHMTDRGHCKILHEGEALLEYADFYDYRSSYPDYQEGEEEGDDDDDDDESVADGEDDLLQDEGYQLVLPSGATIGHRSLVRYYRQNLPESRVAVKTSSAVNKALAQYKALGWLGATGHAAEKKRKDMAFVQRWKLRNHMKIGMKANKFQPHFRNQVMF, encoded by the exons ATGGCGATGTTTACTTGTATTACTTGTCGCGTGGCGTTCCTCGATTCCGACGTTCAAAGGGAACACTATAAAACGGACTGGCATCGTTATAACTTGAAGCGAAAAGTCGCCGACCTCCCGCCGGTGACAGCCGAAAACTTCCAACAGAGAGTCCTAGCGCAGAAAAAACAG GAAAAAGAAGATGAATGTGAAGTGaagaccggttattgcgcttTGTGTCGGAAACATTTCGGTTCGCGGAACTCGTACGCGAATCACCTGACGTCGAAAAAACACCGCGAACTCGAGACGAAACTCGCCGAGAAAAACCGTCGACTTGAGGAGAAAAACGCGGAGAAAGGACTCGCGACGACGGACTCGGAACCGGCACCGATCGTCGCTAACGACGACGATAAAGTGGCTGAGAAAAATCGTAAAAACCTCGAAATTCAACGGCGTTTGAATCGTCGCGACGACGACGCCGCGTCTGCTCAAATGTCGTCTGCCGCTGCGAAGGCGGCGCCATCTGCTGGGAAAAATCGAATGGAAGAATTATTCGGTGAAGGCGCTGTCGGCGAGGAGGACGCGG AGATGGATTCTGATGTAGAGTCAGTTGATAGCTGGGAAGCCGACGCGTTGGGTTTAGAGGAATGTTTATTCTGTTCGGAGGTTTCCGATTCGATCGACGACAATATTCAACATATGACTAAAACTCACAGTTTTTTCATACCGGATCTCGAGTATTTAACCGATTTAGAAGGATTCATTACGTATTTAG GTGAAAAGGTCGGCGTTGGTAGAATGTGTTTGTGGTGCAACGGTGTCGGTAAAACGTTCCACTCGACGAAATCCGTGCAGCAGCACATGACTGATAGAGGGCACTGTAAAATACTCCACGAAGGAGAAGCTTTACTCGAATACGCCGACTTCTATGACTATCG atCAAGTTACCCTGATTATCAAGAAGGGGAAGAGGaaggtgatgatgatgatgatgacgatgagtCAGTAGCAGATGGAGAGGATGATTTGCTACAAGATGAAGGTTACCAGCTTGTGCTGCCATCTG GCGCTACGATAGGTCACCGGTCGCTGGTTCGTTATTATCGTCAGAATCTTCCCGAGTCGCGGGTCGCCGTCAAAACATCATCTGCCGTAAATAAGGCGTTAGCTCAATACAAGGCGCTCGGCTGGTTGGGAGCTACAG GTCACGCGGCGGAAAAGAAGAGAAAAGACATGGCGTTCGTTCAACGCTGGAAATTGAGAAACCACATGAAAATCGGAATGAAAGCCAATAAATTCCAGCCGCATTTCCGCAACCAAGTCATGTTCTAG
- the LOC141911961 gene encoding cytoplasmic 60S subunit biogenesis factor ZNF622-like isoform X1: MMFTETGRIDPFYLIGSVVNETDEDENDDDDVDERDDYYWDMAMFTCITCRVAFLDSDVQREHYKTDWHRYNLKRKVADLPPVTAENFQQRVLAQKKQEKEDECEVKTGYCALCRKHFGSRNSYANHLTSKKHRELETKLAEKNRRLEEKNAEKGLATTDSEPAPIVANDDDKVAEKNRKNLEIQRRLNRRDDDAASAQMSSAAAKAAPSAGKNRMEELFGEGAVGEEDAEMDSDVESVDSWEADALGLEECLFCSEVSDSIDDNIQHMTKTHSFFIPDLEYLTDLEGFITYLGEKVGVGRMCLWCNGVGKTFHSTKSVQQHMTDRGHCKILHEGEALLEYADFYDYRSSYPDYQEGEEEGDDDDDDDESVADGEDDLLQDEGYQLVLPSGATIGHRSLVRYYRQNLPESRVAVKTSSAVNKALAQYKALGWLGATGHAAEKKRKDMAFVQRWKLRNHMKIGMKANKFQPHFRNQVMF, encoded by the exons ATGATGTTTACTGAAACTGGACGAATCGATCCCTTTTATCTGATTGGTTCTGTCGTAAATGAAACTGATGAAGATGAgaatgacgatgatgatgtcgATGAGCGCGATGATTACT ATTGGGATATGGCGATGTTTACTTGTATTACTTGTCGCGTGGCGTTCCTCGATTCCGACGTTCAAAGGGAACACTATAAAACGGACTGGCATCGTTATAACTTGAAGCGAAAAGTCGCCGACCTCCCGCCGGTGACAGCCGAAAACTTCCAACAGAGAGTCCTAGCGCAGAAAAAACAG GAAAAAGAAGATGAATGTGAAGTGaagaccggttattgcgcttTGTGTCGGAAACATTTCGGTTCGCGGAACTCGTACGCGAATCACCTGACGTCGAAAAAACACCGCGAACTCGAGACGAAACTCGCCGAGAAAAACCGTCGACTTGAGGAGAAAAACGCGGAGAAAGGACTCGCGACGACGGACTCGGAACCGGCACCGATCGTCGCTAACGACGACGATAAAGTGGCTGAGAAAAATCGTAAAAACCTCGAAATTCAACGGCGTTTGAATCGTCGCGACGACGACGCCGCGTCTGCTCAAATGTCGTCTGCCGCTGCGAAGGCGGCGCCATCTGCTGGGAAAAATCGAATGGAAGAATTATTCGGTGAAGGCGCTGTCGGCGAGGAGGACGCGG AGATGGATTCTGATGTAGAGTCAGTTGATAGCTGGGAAGCCGACGCGTTGGGTTTAGAGGAATGTTTATTCTGTTCGGAGGTTTCCGATTCGATCGACGACAATATTCAACATATGACTAAAACTCACAGTTTTTTCATACCGGATCTCGAGTATTTAACCGATTTAGAAGGATTCATTACGTATTTAG GTGAAAAGGTCGGCGTTGGTAGAATGTGTTTGTGGTGCAACGGTGTCGGTAAAACGTTCCACTCGACGAAATCCGTGCAGCAGCACATGACTGATAGAGGGCACTGTAAAATACTCCACGAAGGAGAAGCTTTACTCGAATACGCCGACTTCTATGACTATCG atCAAGTTACCCTGATTATCAAGAAGGGGAAGAGGaaggtgatgatgatgatgatgacgatgagtCAGTAGCAGATGGAGAGGATGATTTGCTACAAGATGAAGGTTACCAGCTTGTGCTGCCATCTG GCGCTACGATAGGTCACCGGTCGCTGGTTCGTTATTATCGTCAGAATCTTCCCGAGTCGCGGGTCGCCGTCAAAACATCATCTGCCGTAAATAAGGCGTTAGCTCAATACAAGGCGCTCGGCTGGTTGGGAGCTACAG GTCACGCGGCGGAAAAGAAGAGAAAAGACATGGCGTTCGTTCAACGCTGGAAATTGAGAAACCACATGAAAATCGGAATGAAAGCCAATAAATTCCAGCCGCATTTCCGCAACCAAGTCATGTTCTAG
- the LOC141911962 gene encoding large ribosomal subunit protein eL43: MAKRTKKVGITGKYGTRYGASLRKTIKRMEVTQHGKYTCSFCGKDAMKRQAVGIWHCKGCKKTIAGGAWVQSTNAAATVRSAVRRLREMKET, from the exons ATG GCCAAGCGCACGAAGAAGGTCGGAATAACAGGAAAGTACGGCACGCGTTACGGTGCGTCGTTGAGAAAAACGATTAAACGTATGGAAGTAACGCAACACGGCAAATATACGTGTTCATTCTGCGGCAAG GATGCTATGAAGCGTCAAGCCGTCGGTATCTGGCATTGTAAAGGTTGTAAGAAGACGATTGCTGGTGGAGCTTGGGTTCAGAG CACCAACGCCGCCGCGACTGTAAGAAGTGCAGTTCGTCGACTTCGAGAAATGAAAGAAACATAA